One window of the Allorhizobium ampelinum S4 genome contains the following:
- the mprF gene encoding bifunctional lysylphosphatidylglycerol flippase/synthetase MprF, whose amino-acid sequence MAAEIQSESQESAEPPTRSGWRAALADYGRAIAAVFTLVIFAAVALAIYRLTEEVSYDDVVSAMATTGYDQILLAVVFTALSFLSLCLYDWNAMEFIGRKRPMAEVALTAFSAYAVGNAAGFGMLSGGAIRYRAYSRAGLAPDEIGRVIAFVTLSFSLGLAAVTALSLIPMSSEIAPLLNINPLWLRGLAIAIVLGFAVLIVIGQRRSLTFAGVTLRMADTPTLSRQFLVTVADLAFSASVVYALLPEQAAISWPAFFAIYSIAIGIGVLSHVPAGIGVFETVIIAALGPTTNIDAVLASLVVYRLIYYVLPLILAIVLVTITELRHYSKTPALAGVGRTAARISPALLGALTFILGVMLIFSSVTPTPESNLEFLQNIVPLPVVEGAHFFTSLLGLFLVIAARGLAQRLDGAWWAAMVGASTALVLSLLKAFAVLEASALAILLIGLFASKRLFIRPASLFRQVLTSSWLTAIALICIFACFILFFVYRDVDYTRSLWWEFEFSQEAPRSLRAMLGLTIFSSALAVFSLLRPAAPAVTPSSPEDIEKAVTILSKSDVADSNLVRTGDKAVMFSPDGLAFLMYGKQGRSWIAFLDPVGPKKSRDELVWQFVESARLAGCRAVFYQASPVLLPAIADAGMQAFKLGELAVVDLSRFDLKGGKWANLRQSAAKAERDGLSYDIIPLANVPDILEDLRGVSDGWLAQHRAKEKGFSLGAFTDDYILSQPVIVLRFEGRIVAFANILVTETKAESSIDLMRFSPEAPKGSMDYLFVSLLTHLRSEGYEHFNLGMAPLSGLSRRDVAPVWDRIANTFYEHGERFYNFKGLRAFKTKFHPEWQPRYLAVSGGLSPVIALLDATLLIGGGLKGVVKK is encoded by the coding sequence ATGGCAGCCGAAATACAATCCGAGAGCCAGGAAAGCGCCGAGCCGCCGACCAGGTCCGGATGGCGGGCAGCCCTTGCCGATTATGGCAGGGCGATTGCCGCCGTGTTCACGCTGGTCATTTTTGCCGCCGTAGCGCTGGCGATCTATCGGCTGACGGAAGAAGTCAGCTATGACGACGTCGTCTCGGCCATGGCCACCACCGGCTATGACCAGATCCTGCTGGCAGTGGTGTTTACCGCGCTCAGTTTCCTGTCGCTGTGTCTCTACGACTGGAACGCCATGGAATTCATCGGCCGCAAGCGCCCGATGGCGGAAGTGGCGCTGACCGCCTTCAGTGCCTATGCCGTCGGTAATGCGGCAGGCTTCGGCATGCTGTCGGGTGGCGCGATCCGCTACCGGGCCTATTCGCGGGCAGGCCTTGCCCCGGATGAAATCGGTCGTGTCATCGCCTTCGTCACCCTGTCCTTCAGCCTGGGGCTTGCCGCTGTCACCGCGCTGTCGCTTATTCCGATGTCGTCGGAAATCGCGCCGCTGCTGAATATCAACCCGCTCTGGCTGCGCGGCCTGGCGATTGCCATCGTCCTTGGCTTTGCCGTGCTGATCGTCATCGGCCAGCGCCGCAGCCTGACCTTTGCCGGCGTGACGCTGCGGATGGCCGATACCCCGACCCTGTCGCGGCAATTCCTGGTCACCGTGGCTGATCTGGCCTTTTCCGCCTCGGTCGTCTATGCGCTCTTGCCGGAACAGGCCGCCATTTCCTGGCCGGCCTTTTTTGCGATCTATTCCATTGCCATCGGGATCGGCGTGCTCAGCCACGTTCCTGCCGGTATCGGCGTGTTTGAAACCGTCATCATCGCAGCCCTTGGCCCGACCACCAATATCGACGCGGTGCTCGCCTCACTGGTGGTTTACCGCCTGATCTATTATGTTTTACCGCTGATTCTGGCCATCGTGCTGGTGACAATCACCGAGCTGCGTCATTATTCCAAAACCCCGGCACTGGCCGGGGTCGGACGCACCGCAGCCCGAATATCACCGGCACTTCTCGGCGCACTGACCTTCATTCTCGGCGTCATGCTGATTTTCTCCAGCGTCACGCCGACGCCGGAAAGCAATCTCGAATTCCTGCAAAACATCGTGCCGCTACCGGTGGTGGAAGGCGCGCATTTCTTCACCAGCTTGCTCGGGCTATTTCTGGTCATCGCGGCGCGCGGCCTTGCCCAGCGGTTGGACGGCGCGTGGTGGGCGGCCATGGTTGGAGCCTCGACCGCCCTGGTCCTCTCGCTGCTGAAAGCCTTTGCGGTGCTCGAAGCCTCGGCGCTGGCCATCCTGCTGATCGGCCTGTTCGCCAGCAAGCGGCTGTTCATTCGCCCCGCCTCGCTGTTTCGCCAGGTGCTGACCTCGTCCTGGCTGACTGCCATCGCCCTGATCTGCATTTTTGCCTGCTTCATCCTGTTCTTCGTCTATCGCGATGTCGATTACACCCGCTCGCTCTGGTGGGAATTCGAGTTTTCGCAAGAAGCGCCGCGCTCGCTGCGCGCCATGCTGGGCCTGACCATCTTCTCATCGGCGCTGGCGGTCTTCAGCCTGTTGCGCCCCGCAGCGCCCGCCGTGACACCGTCGAGCCCGGAAGATATTGAAAAGGCCGTCACCATTCTCAGCAAATCGGATGTGGCCGATAGCAATCTTGTGCGCACCGGCGACAAGGCCGTGATGTTTTCACCGGATGGCCTGGCATTCCTGATGTATGGCAAGCAGGGCCGCTCGTGGATCGCCTTTCTCGATCCGGTCGGGCCGAAAAAGTCCCGCGACGAACTGGTTTGGCAATTCGTCGAATCGGCTCGTTTGGCTGGCTGCCGGGCCGTCTTCTACCAGGCCTCGCCCGTGCTGCTGCCGGCGATTGCCGATGCCGGCATGCAGGCCTTCAAACTGGGAGAACTGGCGGTCGTCGATCTCTCCCGCTTCGACCTGAAGGGCGGGAAATGGGCCAATCTTCGCCAAAGTGCCGCCAAGGCCGAGCGCGACGGACTGAGTTATGACATCATTCCCCTGGCCAACGTGCCTGATATTCTCGAAGATCTCCGGGGCGTGTCGGATGGCTGGCTTGCCCAGCACCGCGCCAAGGAAAAGGGCTTTTCCCTCGGCGCGTTCACCGATGACTATATCCTGAGCCAGCCAGTGATCGTGCTGCGTTTCGAAGGTCGGATCGTCGCTTTTGCCAATATCCTGGTGACGGAAACCAAGGCCGAGTCATCCATCGACCTGATGCGCTTTTCGCCGGAGGCCCCGAAGGGATCGATGGACTATCTGTTCGTCAGCCTGCTGACCCATCTGCGCAGCGAAGGGTACGAACATTTCAACCTGGGCATGGCGCCCCTATCGGGCCTGTCGAGACGCGATGTGGCCCCGGTCTGGGATCGCATTGCCAACACATTCTATGAGCATGGTGAGCGCTTCTACAATTTCAAGGGGCTTCGGGCTTTCAAGACAAAGTTTCATCCCGAATGGCAACCCCGCTATCTCGCCGTTTCAGGCGGCCTCAGTCCGGTCATCGCGCTCCTGGACGCAACTCTCCTGATCGGTGGCGGTCTGAAAGGCGTGGTAAAGAAATGA